In a single window of the Limnochorda sp. L945t genome:
- a CDS encoding NUDIX domain-containing protein gives MLLLHRAEHGAEYEGDWAWTPPAGGRLPGEAPLSCALRELIEETGLHLSMEATPCGTADWAVFVAEAPPEASVVLDADHDRHEWLPPDEAVRRCRPQRVSMALARAVAWIRHREGRQTASG, from the coding sequence GTGCTGCTGTTGCATCGCGCCGAGCATGGAGCGGAGTACGAAGGCGACTGGGCGTGGACGCCGCCCGCCGGCGGCCGCCTGCCCGGCGAAGCGCCCCTGAGCTGCGCCCTGCGCGAGCTTATCGAGGAAACCGGGCTGCACCTCTCTATGGAAGCCACCCCGTGCGGTACGGCCGACTGGGCCGTCTTCGTGGCCGAGGCGCCCCCTGAGGCGTCGGTCGTGCTGGACGCCGACCATGACCGGCATGAGTGGCTGCCGCCGGACGAGGCGGTAAGGCGCTGCCGCCCACAACGAGTCTCCATGGCGCTCGCGAGGGCAGTCGCGTGGATCCGCCACCGCGAGGGGCGGCAGACTGCATCGGGTTGA
- a CDS encoding 3'-5' exonuclease, with protein MFQLGAGTVAVLAPTNAMAEKAAQELVARGMRAVYMHGRKVDLRTGEVKVMTIHSAKGLEFPIVVVVGLEEGILPMVPGDATGDERREYLQAQARLLFVAMTRAMRGLLVLYSAARPSPFVKLLEPRWWAQEKGAR; from the coding sequence ATGTTTCAACTCGGGGCGGGTACGGTCGCTGTGCTGGCGCCGACCAACGCCATGGCGGAGAAGGCTGCGCAGGAGTTGGTTGCCCGGGGCATGCGTGCCGTCTACATGCACGGCCGCAAGGTCGACCTTCGCACTGGCGAGGTCAAGGTGATGACCATCCACAGCGCCAAGGGGCTTGAGTTTCCCATCGTGGTGGTCGTCGGGCTGGAAGAAGGCATATTGCCCATGGTGCCGGGCGATGCGACCGGTGACGAGCGGCGGGAGTATCTGCAGGCGCAGGCGCGGCTACTCTTTGTGGCCATGACCAGGGCGATGCGTGGCCTTTTGGTGCTCTATAGCGCAGCGCGGCCGTCGCCATTCGTGAAGCTGCTGGAACCCCGATGGTGGGCGCAGGAGAAGGGGGCGCGGTAG